One segment of Solanum stenotomum isolate F172 chromosome 1, ASM1918654v1, whole genome shotgun sequence DNA contains the following:
- the LOC125855085 gene encoding uncharacterized protein LOC125855085: MGDRVDSNLPQSYENEPSEHLMGPSIPKDNGEILLTRTDVPKTIIHVPLEKFVTQQLEVEYEEEFEDESTDEFKDESGNEYEDESENEYQDESEDELQDESEEEFEDNAP; the protein is encoded by the coding sequence ATGGGTGATCGAGTTGATTCTAATCTCCCACAAAGTTATGAAAACGAGCCATCTGAACATTTGATGGGACCATCTATACCAAAAGATAATGGTGAAATACTCTTAACAAGGACAGATGTACCCAAAACAATTATTCATGTGCCTTTAGAGAAATTTGTTACTCAACAACTTGAAGTCGAGTATGAAGAGGAGTTTGAAGATGAGTCTACAGATGAGTTTAAAGACGAGTCTGGAAATGAGTATGAAGATGAGTCTGAAAATGAGTATCAAGATGAGTCTGAAGATGAGCTTCAGGATGAGTCTGAAGAAGAGTTTGAAGATAACGCACCATga